The genomic window ACTCAGGAACTAACACAATTTTTAGTATCCGCACTAAATGGATATGAATCTAGATTGAGAATTGCAAGAGAGCTGAAGGAAAAATATGGATTAGACTTAAATCTAAGTGATAGAAAAGATTTGGATAGAATTTATACTGTTCGCTTGGACAAAAATGGGGTGAACATAGTGTTAATCTCTGAAATGAAGGATAGAAAAATTGCTGAAGCCACAATAAAACTACTTATTGAGGAGCTTGATAGGAAGGCTAAGGAGTTTATATACGCATACTGTAGAAATGCTTATAAGGTGTGTGAAGAACACTATAGTATAGTTTTTGTAGAAGAGCCCTTTTCCTTTGATAAACCGGTAAAACCAAAGAGGGGTCTCATTATATCTGCATCAGCAATTTCTGGTCTTCTGCTTGGAATATTTTTAGCCTTCCTTTGGGAAGGATTGGCTCGGAGAAGGGATGAACTTAAAGCTAAGTCTAATCTTTCGATGTAGCCCATTGTGGCATCTTTTTACGAAGCAGTCTAAAGTATAAAAACACATAAAAAGAAGCATATAAGACAAAGCATAGGGCAAGCATAGGGCTTGAAGAGTGAAAGACAATTGCAGGAATTAGTGCAATTAGGTTGATAATCCACATAAATGTAGATGTGAGAGGGTTTCTGAATGGATGTTTTTTTGCTTTGAAAAACTTTTTTGTGTATATTTTGTAGACAAGCATGTGTAAGTGAAGACCGTCTGGTATCATGGGAGATAGCTTTCTCAAAATGGTTTTTCTATATACAGAAAAAAGCGTCTCCACTACTGGATAGCTATTAACCATAAGGGCAAACCATGGCGATACTTGTGGATTTCTCTCTACAAGCAAGATAGAAAGAGCACCAACGAGAAAACCAATTATATAGGCACCACCGTCTCCTAAGAATATAAGACCATAAGGATAGTTAAGCACAAAGAAGCCTATTATGGCAGAAACTATAAGGAGAGAAACATACAGGAGAGTTAGGTCATTGTGTTTGTAAGCTACGTAAGCTATGGCTAAAAGGTTTAGCACTGCGGTCATGCTGGCAAGCCCATTAAAGCCGTCTATTATGTTGTAGGCATTTACAAGACCTGCAAGGGCTATGGCGGTAAAGAGCAAAGAGAATACCTGCAGGGTAAAAAGATAGTCCACGTAAGGAATATCTACCTTTGAGACAGAAGAGCCAGTAAGGAATACAAAGGAAAGACCAGAGAGGAAAATTATGGCAAGTCTTTTTTTGGGGCTTAGGCTTTTGGTGAGGTCCTCTATTATGCCTGCAAGAAGGGCAGGCAGGGAGCTAAGGATTAAGAGGGCAAAAAGAGGAAAGAGGCTTTTATCTTTGAAAAATACAAGCGGTAGTGCAAGGCATAGGGATAGGAATATGGCAAGTCCACCAAGTCTTGGCGTGGGTTTTTGATGGAAGGTTTGGGGTCCTATGTGCAAGTGGTCGGTTATAAAAGTCCTTATCTTGTTAGAGAGCAAGACTATGCCAAGGTTAATGAAAAGCGAAACTAAGAAGGCAAAAACTAAGATTAATAGTTTTGACTCTTGCACATCAATCCCTCCCTCATACTTTCAACACCACCTTTCCAAAATGCCTTGATTCTTCTAAATACCTGTGAGCCTCCTGAGCCTCTTCCAGTGGAAAGACCTTGTCCACAACAGGCTTTAAAAGACCTCTTTCAAAAAGCTCCGTTATCTTAAAGAGGTCTGCCCTTGGACCCATATAAACGCCAAGTAGCTCTATTTCACGCACAAAGATATATCTTATGTCTATCTGTGTCTGTGAGCCTGTGGTAGTGCCAAAAAAGACCAACTTTCCACCTCTTTTTAGACACTCCACGCTTTTCCAAAAGGTTTGCGTTCCCACATGGTCTACCACTATGTCTACTCCTTCCTTAAAAAGCTCTCTGACCCTTTTGACCACATCCTCTTGGTAGTGGTTTATGACCATATCCGCACCAAGCTCAAGGCATCTTTTGGCTTTCTCCTCTGAGCCTGCGGTGGCTATAACAAAAGCTCCAAAGAGTTTTGCAAGCTGGATGCCTGCCACTCCCACACCAGAGGAGCCTCCCCATATGAGCACTCTGTGGTAAGGCTTTATGTGGGCTTTGTTAACCAGAGCGTTCCACACAGTCAAAAAGGTAAGAGGATAGCTACTTGCCTCTTCAAAGCTGAGGTTCTTTGGCTTTTTTATCACATTCCTTGCTGGGACGCTTATATACTGGGCGTAGCCTCCCTTTGACCTAAGACCTATAATGTCGTAATGCCTGCAGTGATTGTCCTGACCTGACTGACACTCATAACACACACCACAGGAAAGCCCCGGCGCCACCACCACCTCATCACCCTCTTTTATGTCCCTTACAAGACTTCCCACCTTTTCCACCACCCCGCTTATGTCTGAGCCAAGTATGTGAGGGAGCTCTGGCTTTATGGCAAGTGCTCCAGTTCTTACCCATATGTCAAGGTGGTTTAGGGCTACCGCCTTAACCCTTATGAGAACCTCGTCCTCTTTTATCTGAGGCTTGGGAAAGTCCTCCACAAGCCTTAGGTTCTCCACTCCACCAAAGTTTTCAAGAATAACCGCTCTCATGTTATGCTTATTATACTATGCGTATAGAGGATTTGAGAAACTCCGCTTGGAGGTTTAACGAGAGGCTAAACTTTGTAAAAAACAGAGGGCAGGTGCTTACAGAGGAATACGAGCATGTGGTAAAGGAGATAATCCAAAGAGTCCAAAAAGAGGGTGATAAGGCTATCATAGAATACACAAAGAGGTTTGATGGTCTTGAGCTCACTTCTGAGACTATGGAAGTCCCTTACGAGGAGCTTGAGAGGGCTTATAACGAGATAGAGGAAGATGTAAGGTCCGCCCTTGAGGTAGCCCATGAGAGGATAAGGAGGTTTCACGAAAGGCAGTTGGAGAGGAGCTTTTTCACAGAAGAGGAGGGTATTGTCCTTGGCAATAGGGTCTTACCCCTTGAGAGGGTGGGTATATATGTGCCTGGTGGGAAGGCGGCATATCCCTCTACGGTGTTAATGAACGCAGTGCCTGCGGTGGTGGCGGGTGTGGAAGAGGTTATTATGGTTTCTCCAAAGCCTAACCCCTATACCCTTGCCTCCGCCTTTATAGCAGGTGTAAGCAGGGTATACCAGATTGGTGGTGCTCAAGCTGTCGCAGGGCTTGCCTTTGGAACGGAAACCCTCCCCAAGGTAGATAAGATAGTAGGTCCTGGAAACATATTCGTAGCCCTTGCCAAAAAGCTCCTTTACGGCGTGGTGGACATAGACATGATAGCGGGACCCTCTGAGATACTCATAATAGCGGACGGTAGTGTAGACCCCAAGTGGACTGCCTCTGACCTTCTCTCTCAGGCGGAGCACGACGAGCTGGCGGGAGCTTTTATGATAACCACCGACGAAGAATACGCAAGGGAGGTCTCCCAATGGGTGGAAAAGCTCCTTGAGGACTTTCCAAGAAGGGAGATAGCCCAGAAGTCCATAGAGAGGTTTGGAACCATATTCCTTGTGGAAGACCTATACAAAGCCTGTGAGGTAGCAAACTACATAGCACCAGAGCATCTTGAAGTGCTTACAGAAGAGCCTTTTGCTCTGCTCCCTTACATAAAGCATGCGGGTGCGGTTTTTCTTGGCAAGTATGCAACAGAGCCTCTGGGAGATTATGTGCTTGGACCAAACCACACCCTACCCACAGGAGGGACTGCGAGGTTCTTCTCACCTCTTGGAGTCTATCACTTTCTAAAGAAAAGCTCTGTGATATACCTTTCTAAGGAGGGTTTTGAAAGGGTGGCGGACTATGCGGAAAGCATAGCAAAGGCGGAAGGGCTCTTTGCCCACTACTATGCGGTTAGAGTAAGGAGGGAGCCATGAAAAGACTGCTTTTGCTTTCCTTGCTTTTATCCTCCTGTGCTACCTTTGTCTGTCCTGAGGGAGAGGAGGTCAAAAGGACCTACTCGGAGTATAAATCCCCCAACTCCTATACCGCAGACCTTTCCCTTAGGTATGGTCTTTTGAGAATTCCCATAAGGGTCCAAAAGTCTGAGGGTAAGTTCCTCATAAGCGGTGAGGGTAGGACTGGAGAGATTTCTCTTAACAACCTGTGCGTAGCGGGTGCTTGTATAGACCTCCCTGTAAGTCCAGATGGTGTGATATTTGGCACGGTGCTAAGAGGCGATGAGAAGATGGCTTGTTCCTATTCTGGAGTTTCCTTTGAAAGGGATGATGGAGTGTTTAAGTCAAGGTATGTTTTCAAGGATGGAAGGCTTGCCTTGGCAGAGTTTTATGACACTAAAAGGGATAGGAAACTTACCCTTAACTACCTTGAGTGGTCAAAGGAAGGCTTTGCCAGAGCCATAAGGGTTCAGACAGAAGGTATAACCCTTACCCTCACTGTGGATAGCTTAAAATTTTAGCCATGTATCCCGTGCTTATAGAGATTTTTGGAATTAAGATATACACCTACGGCGTGCTTGTAGCCCTTGGTGCCCTTATTGCTTACTGGCTGGTGCTTAGGTTTGCAAAGAAGGAAGGCATAAACCCAAACCATGTGGAAAACACCCTTTTGCTTGCCCTCCTGCTTGGCATCCTTGGTGGAAGGCTCTCCTATGTGATAGAACATCCCGAGCATGTCCAAAGCCTTACGGATATTCTTTCCATATGGAACGGTGGTATGGACTTCTTTGGTGGTCTTGCAGGCGGAGTGGTAGGTGCGATCATTGGCATAATAAAATATCGCCTGCCCTTTTGGAAAACCGCAGACATGGCAGTGGTTGCCCTTAGCATAGCCCACGCTATTGGAAGGCTCGGATGCACTTCTGCGGGGTGCTGTTATGGAAAGCCCTTTCCCGTTGATGGCTCTGTGCTTCCGGGTATACACTTTTCAGACAAGTTTCCCTTCTTTTATGTGGTCTTCCCTCCCGGTGCGGTAGCACCCCCCTATATGCCTCTCTATCCCACTCAGCTTATGGAGTTTATGGGTTTAATGGCTATCTTCTTAGTTCTTCTCTTCGCCTATAGGAGAAAGCCCTTTGACGGCTTTGTCTTTTCCCTTTATATGCTTCTGTATGGCGTCCTTAGGTTTTTCCTTGAGTTTTTCAGGGGTGTGACGCCTCCCATAAGTGGCATAGGTCTCACGTGGAATCAGGTAGTTGCCTTGCTTATGATAGCCACCTCTATAGCTTTAGCCCTTTGGCTCTATAGGGAGGCAAGGCATGAAAAAGTGGCTTAAAAGGCTTTTGCTTTTTGGCATAATAGTTATGGTGCTTGGCTTTTTGGGGTCACTTCTTTCAAGGCTTCCAGTAGGCGACAGGGTAGCGGTCATAAAGGTAAAGGGTGCCATAATTGAACCAGATAGAATAGTTTCAAAGATACAAAAGGCAAAAGAGGACAAAAGCGTCAAAGCCCTCGTTCTCAGGGTAGACAGCCCCGGCGGTTCGGTGGGAGCCTCTCAGGAAATATACAGAGCCCTTGAGGACTTTAAAAGCTCTGGAAAACCCCTTGTGGTCTCCATGGGAAATGTGTCCGCCTCTGGAGGCTACTATATCTCCGCACCCGCAGACCTTATATTTGCCAACCCAGGGACCATAACAGGAAGTATAGGCGTGATAGTCCAACACACGGAGCTAAAGGACCTACTTGAAAAACTCGGCATAAGGACAACCGCCATAAAGACGGGAAAGTTTAAAGACACCTTGTCTCCCTTTAGAGACCTCACGCCAGAGGAGAAGGAATACCTCCAAAAGACCATAGAGGACGCTTACGAGCAGTTTCTCCAAGCCATATTGAAATACCGTTCAAAGA from Hydrogenobacter sp. T-8 includes these protein-coding regions:
- a CDS encoding Wzz/FepE/Etk N-terminal domain-containing protein codes for the protein MEKEKIHSVNDDEVDLYQLISIIWRRRNIAVMTFLVSTILGTTIAFLLPNIYQARATIHLNVDLWKYYLEEVISSISQNEKLSVIVQSDTKSSKTQELTQFLVSALNGYESRLRIARELKEKYGLDLNLSDRKDLDRIYTVRLDKNGVNIVLISEMKDRKIAEATIKLLIEELDRKAKEFIYAYCRNAYKVCEEHYSIVFVEEPFSFDKPVKPKRGLIISASAISGLLLGIFLAFLWEGLARRRDELKAKSNLSM
- a CDS encoding MraY family glycosyltransferase, giving the protein MQESKLLILVFAFLVSLFINLGIVLLSNKIRTFITDHLHIGPQTFHQKPTPRLGGLAIFLSLCLALPLVFFKDKSLFPLFALLILSSLPALLAGIIEDLTKSLSPKKRLAIIFLSGLSFVFLTGSSVSKVDIPYVDYLFTLQVFSLLFTAIALAGLVNAYNIIDGFNGLASMTAVLNLLAIAYVAYKHNDLTLLYVSLLIVSAIIGFFVLNYPYGLIFLGDGGAYIIGFLVGALSILLVERNPQVSPWFALMVNSYPVVETLFSVYRKTILRKLSPMIPDGLHLHMLVYKIYTKKFFKAKKHPFRNPLTSTFMWIINLIALIPAIVFHSSSPMLALCFVLYASFYVFLYFRLLRKKMPQWATSKD
- a CDS encoding zinc-binding dehydrogenase, translating into MRAVILENFGGVENLRLVEDFPKPQIKEDEVLIRVKAVALNHLDIWVRTGALAIKPELPHILGSDISGVVEKVGSLVRDIKEGDEVVVAPGLSCGVCYECQSGQDNHCRHYDIIGLRSKGGYAQYISVPARNVIKKPKNLSFEEASSYPLTFLTVWNALVNKAHIKPYHRVLIWGGSSGVGVAGIQLAKLFGAFVIATAGSEEKAKRCLELGADMVINHYQEDVVKRVRELFKEGVDIVVDHVGTQTFWKSVECLKRGGKLVFFGTTTGSQTQIDIRYIFVREIELLGVYMGPRADLFKITELFERGLLKPVVDKVFPLEEAQEAHRYLEESRHFGKVVLKV
- the hisD gene encoding histidinol dehydrogenase, with the protein product MRIEDLRNSAWRFNERLNFVKNRGQVLTEEYEHVVKEIIQRVQKEGDKAIIEYTKRFDGLELTSETMEVPYEELERAYNEIEEDVRSALEVAHERIRRFHERQLERSFFTEEEGIVLGNRVLPLERVGIYVPGGKAAYPSTVLMNAVPAVVAGVEEVIMVSPKPNPYTLASAFIAGVSRVYQIGGAQAVAGLAFGTETLPKVDKIVGPGNIFVALAKKLLYGVVDIDMIAGPSEILIIADGSVDPKWTASDLLSQAEHDELAGAFMITTDEEYAREVSQWVEKLLEDFPRREIAQKSIERFGTIFLVEDLYKACEVANYIAPEHLEVLTEEPFALLPYIKHAGAVFLGKYATEPLGDYVLGPNHTLPTGGTARFFSPLGVYHFLKKSSVIYLSKEGFERVADYAESIAKAEGLFAHYYAVRVRREP
- the lgt gene encoding prolipoprotein diacylglyceryl transferase produces the protein MYPVLIEIFGIKIYTYGVLVALGALIAYWLVLRFAKKEGINPNHVENTLLLALLLGILGGRLSYVIEHPEHVQSLTDILSIWNGGMDFFGGLAGGVVGAIIGIIKYRLPFWKTADMAVVALSIAHAIGRLGCTSAGCCYGKPFPVDGSVLPGIHFSDKFPFFYVVFPPGAVAPPYMPLYPTQLMEFMGLMAIFLVLLFAYRRKPFDGFVFSLYMLLYGVLRFFLEFFRGVTPPISGIGLTWNQVVALLMIATSIALALWLYREARHEKVA
- the sppA gene encoding signal peptide peptidase SppA produces the protein MKKWLKRLLLFGIIVMVLGFLGSLLSRLPVGDRVAVIKVKGAIIEPDRIVSKIQKAKEDKSVKALVLRVDSPGGSVGASQEIYRALEDFKSSGKPLVVSMGNVSASGGYYISAPADLIFANPGTITGSIGVIVQHTELKDLLEKLGIRTTAIKTGKFKDTLSPFRDLTPEEKEYLQKTIEDAYEQFLQAILKYRSKKISEQKLREIADGRVFTGRVAKELGLVDELGNLQDAINRAKQMAGVPEARVFYMEDRRGFIRKLMEEGFEGFGGDYPLMLYYLMR